The genome window TGGTCAGCGGAGATGCAGGGCGTCTGGCGGATTACGGGGGCGATTCCTGGGAGCTCGAAACGCCCGACATTGACGGATTGGCGCGCGCTGCGCAGGAGATTCTCGAAGATCAACCTCGTTTCCGTATTGCGGCGCGCAAACGGGCGGAGCAGGCTTTTGGCCTACAGAGGATGATCGATGGGTATCTCGCGGTGATCGAGGAAGCGCTGTGATGGGCGCCGACCGAGGCGCCACTTTTCCAGGGCGAGTGGGGCTGCAGCAGCGGGTGCTGCCCGCATATCGCGTGCCTTTTTTCGAACGCCTGGCTGCGGTTTGCGAAGGCGGTTTGCAGGTTTTCGCCGGGGAACCGCGCCGCGATGAAGCCATTCTGCAGGCTTCTAAAATGCGTCCGGATTTGTTCTCCCGTGCAAAGAACATCCACATTCTGCGCGGCACGTTGTATCTCTGTTATCAAAAGAACATGCTCTCATGGCTGCAGGCCTGGGATCCGCGGGTTTTGATCCTGGAAGCCAACCCGCGCTACCTCGCCAACTGGCGGGCAATGCGCTGGATGCGGATGCGAAGTCGTCCCATCATCGGCTGGGGACTGGGTGCTCCGCCTCCGGGTGGGGCCCTGGCGCAGGTCCGCAGGGCGTTCCGTAAGCGTTTTCTCGGCCATTTCGATGCGCTGATTGTTTACAGCACGCTGGGCGCGGAACAATACCGCCGGTCGGGGGTTCGTGAAGAGTGTATTTTCGTGGCGCCCAACGCCGCCGCGGCCGTTCCGCCACCGCTAAAGCCTCGAAAGGTGAAGCCACGAGACGACCTGCACGTGCTTTTCGTGGGCCGTTTGCAGGCGCGCAAACGCGTGGACAACTTGCTGCGGGCTTGTGCAGTGCTGGAAACACCACCGGCGTTGACCATCGTCGGGGACGGACCGGCGCGGGGCGATCTGGAACAGCTTTCGCAGCGCGTTTATCCACAGGCTCGTTTCGTCGGCGCACAGCAAGGTGAAGCGCTCGAGGCGTATTTCCGGAAGGCGGACCTGTTCGTGCTGCCCGGTACGGGTGGGCTGGCCGTACAGCAGGCCATGGCACACGGACTGCCCGTCATCGTAGCCGAAGGCGACGGCACCCAGAACGATCTGGCGACCCCGGACAACGGCTGGCTGGTGCCGCCCGGGAATCTGGACGCGCTGATCGCTGCGCTGCGGCAGGCGATATCCGACCCCGAGCGTCTACGATCGCTGGGGAAGGAGTCGCATCGTCTGGCGAGCGAACGGTTCAACATCGAAAACATGGCCTCGGCTTTCGTGCGTGCCTTGAACGCGGTCACCCGGGAACGCTGAGATGCGTCTGCTTTTCATCGCCGACGGACGCAGCCCGACCGCGCTGAACTGGATGCGCAGCTTCATCGAGAAGGAAGAAGAAGTGCATCTACTTTCGACTTTTGCCTGCGAACCTGCTCTGGAACTGGCTTCCCTCAATATCGTGCCGGTCGCCTTCAGCGGCTTTGCCGGCGGGCCATCTTCCGGATCTGGTAAAACCAAACGGCGCAGCGTCTTGCGCGGCGCACGATGGATCCGGTTGCGCGCCTGGGTGCGGCATTGGCTGGGGCCGTTGACCCTGGCGACGGCGGCACGGCGGACCGCTGCGTTGATCGAGGCGATCGATCCGGACTTGATTCACGCCATGCGTATCCCGTTCGAGGGCATGCTCGCCGCAGCGGCAGACCCAGAAGCACCACTCTTGCTTTCCATCTGGGGCAACGATTTCACCCTGCATGCGCCTTCGACGCCGTTGATGGCGCGTTATACTCGCAAAACGCTTGCGCGCACGGATGGTCTGCTGGCGGACTGCCGCCGCGATCAAAAACTGGCCTACACGCGGGGATTCCCGCAGGATCGACCGTCTATCGTCTTGCCCGCCAGCGGCGGCATCCGCTGGCAAGATTTTCATCCCGCGGGGACGGACGCCGGTGACTGGCCGGGCGCATTGGCGAATTTGTCTGGGAAAATCCCGGCGGACGCGCCCGTGGTAGTCAACCCGCGCGGTTTTCGCAGCTACGTACGAAACGACACCTTTTTCCAGTCCATTCCGAAAATTCTGGCCGTCCATCCCCACGCCATTTTTCTGTGTCCGGCCATGGCAGGAGAACGGGCGGCGGAGGAATGGCTTCGCCGTCTGGATATCGGCGAGGAGGTGTTCTTGCTGCCCCATTTGACCCGGTCGGAAATGGCCAGGGTCTACCAGCGCGCACAGGTAACGGTCTCGGTCAGCGAGCACGACGGCACGCCGAACACGCTGCTGGAAGCGATGGCTTGCGGCTGCTTCCCGGTGGCCGGAGACATCGAGTCGCTGCGCGAATGGATAGTCGACGGGGAGAACGGTTTTCTCATCGATCCGGGGAATCCCACGGCGCTGGCCGGTGCAGTCAGCCGGGCGCTTTCCGATCCAGGGTTGCGAGCGCGAGCGGCGGATCGCAATCAAACCTTGATCGATGACCGTGCGGCGCATGCGAAGGTCATGGCCAGGGCCTTCGAATTCTATCGATCTTTCTTGCCCTGATACGCAACGTACGCCGAATACAGGGAAGGCTGGAGTCTACCGAGGTGGCAAGATGAATTGGAAAGCACAATTGAAGGGCGATTCGCTGCACTGGTTGTTGGAAACGGAATCGCCGGGCGTTCGTTATCTGGCGCTGCGGGATTTGATGGACGCCTCCACAAATTCTACGGAATTGAAATTTGCGCGGCAGGAAGCTCACGAGAAAGGCCCCATCGCCTCGCTTCTGGCCGAGATGCATCCCGATGGCTACTGGGTCGAGCCGGGACCGGGCTATCGCCCCAAATATCGTAGCACGGTCTGGGCGCTCATCCTGTTGGCGCAGTTGGGCGCCTCGGCAGATCAAGACGAGCGCATCGCAAGGGCATGTGATTATGTCCTCGCCAATACACTTTCCTCGGCAGGTCGCTTCAGCATCTCGGGTGCGCCATCGGGGACGGTGGAGTGCCTGCAGGGCAACATGTGCGCCGCGCTGCTCGATCTGGGATGGGACGACGAACGACTCGATGCGGCATTCGAGTGGATGGCGCGCAGCGTCACGGGGGAGGGTGTTGCCCCTCTGGATGATAAGGATGCCGAACTGCGTTATTACGCGGGAAATTGCGGCCCGGGCTTTGCATGCGGGGCGAACGACAAGCTGGCCTGCGCCTGGGGTGCAGTCAAGGTCATGTTGGCGTTCGCCAAGCTGCCTGCCGAGAAGCGCACGCCGTTGATCGATGTGGCAATCGAGCGTGGGGTAAATTTCCTCTTCAGCGTCGATCCGGCCTCGGCGGAGTACCCCCACGGGTATGCGGACAAGCCGAGCGGCAACTGGTGGAAATTCGGTTTCCCCGTGTTTTACGTGACGGATTTGCTGCAGAATGTTGAAGCGCTCGTGAATCTAGGTTTTGGGGAAGATCCCCGTCTGCAGAACGCCCTGGACCTCATCTGTGAGAAACAGGATTCGCAGGGGCGTTGGGCGCTCGAATACGATTACACCGGCAAGACCTGGCTGGATTTCGGCGTCAAGAAGAAAGCCAACAAATGGGTGACGCTGCGGGCGCTGCGGGTTCTCAAGCAAGCCAGTGGCTGATGCGACATTGACGTTTGCCTCGAATGTCTCGCAAACCGTCCTGATGCTATAATGCCCCCGGGAATCGAAACGGCAATTGGGAGGCACGATCGGGGTTGTTGCAGGTTCTACATCCCCATTTAACAGATTCGATGAAACAAGTCATTCAGGACGTTCGCTCCGGCAAGACCAGCGTAACCGAAGTCCCTGTGCCCGTTCCGGCGCCGGGGACGGCTTTGGTGCGTACTGCGGCATCCATCGTCTCCGCGGGGACGGAGCGCGCCGTCGTCGAATTTGCCACTAAAACCCTGTTGGGGAAAGCGCGTTCACGGCCCGACCTGGTGCGTCAGGTGTTGGATAAAGTACGACGTGAAGGGCTGCTGACGGCCTTCGATGCGGTGCAGAACCGGCTCGATCAGCCCATGCCCCTGGGATATTCTTCCGCCGGGACGGTCGTGGCCGTGGGAGACGGTTTACAGGGTTTCCGCGTGGGGGATCGGGTGGCTTGCGCCGGCGGGGGTTACGCCGTCCACGCCGAGTTCGCTGTCGTGCCCCAAAACCTGCTCGCACACCTGCCGCAAAGCGTGGGTTTCGAAGCCGGTGCTTTCGCCACGTTGGGCGCCATCGCCCTGCACGGCTTTCGTCTGGCAGAAGCGCAACTCGGCGATCGTGTGACGGTCATCGGATTGGGTCTGCTGGGGCTGCTTTCGGTGGGCATTGCACGCGCCGCCGGGTGTTCGGTTTTGGGGGTCGACCTCGATCCCGAACGCGTCGAGCGGGCGAAAAATTTAGGTGCCGAAGCGGCCACCAACCCGGAGGCCGAAGGAGCGGCCGCGGCTTTCAGCCAGGGATTGGGCTGCGACGTCGTGTTGATCTGCGCCGACACGCAGTCCAACGACCCGGTTGAACTTGCGGGAGCCATCGCGCGCGATCGGGCGAGAGTCGTGGCCGTCGGCGCGGTGGGCATGGACATCCCCCGACGCACGTACTATCGAAAGGAACTCCAATTCATCGTCTCGCGCTCCTACGGCCCGGGACGCTACGATCCGCTGTACGAAGAGGCGGGAATCGATTACCCGCCGGGATACGTGCGTTGGACCGAAGGGCGCAACCTGGATGCGTTTCTCGAGACGTTAGCAGGCAGGACGTTCGACGTCACTTCGTTGATCAGCCATCGCTTCGACATCGGACACGCCGCCGAAGCCTACGAACTCATTACGGGGGAGACAAAGGGATCATTCCTTGGCGTGCTGCTTACGTATCAACAGAAACAGGAGGTAGATTCGATTGTCCGCCAGGTCGAACTGCCTATGCAGAAGATAACGCCGTCGGCGCGCGTCCGGTTGGGAGCGATCGGTGCGGGGAATTTCGCCACGGCGGTTCTCTTTCCCGCATTGCGGAAAGTAAAGGGAGTCGAGCGAATCGGCCTGGTCAGCGCGAGTGGATTGACGAGCACGCAGGTTGGGAAGCGATTCGGCTTCCGCTACGCTTCCACGGATGTTAACGATCTCCTTGATGACAAAAACATCAACACCGTCGCGATCCTCACCCGGCACAACCTTCACGCGGCCCAGGTGATCGCGGCCTTGAAGGCCGGCAAGCACGTCTTTTGCGAAAAGCCGTTGGCGCTGCGGCGCGATGAATTAAGCGAGATCATGCAGGCGCTGGAACAAAGCGACTGTATACTGACCGTTGGATTCAACCGGCGCTTCTCGCCGTTTGCGCTGCACATGAAGAATTTTTTCGATGCGGTAGCCGAACCGCTGGCGATGCACTACCGCATCAACGCCGGAAACCTACCGCCGGATCATTGGCTGCACGACGCCGAACAAGGCGGCGGCCGCATCATAGGCGAAGCCTGTCATTTCATCGATTTTCTCACCTTCCTGATCGGTTCACCTCCCGTGAAAGTCTCGGCGGTCGGTACGCCGGACGATCGGCGATACCGCGAGGACAACGTGATCATCACCCTCGAATTCCCCAACGGATCGATCGGGACGGTGAGTTATTTGGCCGCAGGCGACCGTGCCTTTCCCAAAGAGCGCGTCGAGGTCATCGGGGGAGAACGGGTGGCCGTGCTGGATGATTTCCGGCGGATCGAAACCGTATACGATGGAAGGCGTAAAGTGCGCCGCGCCTGGCTGCGGCAAGATAAGGGACACCGCCAGGAGTGGGAAGCCTTCGCAAGGGCAATTGCCGCAGGTGGCCCGCCGCCCATCCCTTACGAGCATCTGGCCGGCGTCAGCTTGAGTTCGATTGCCGCCGTGGAGGCGCTTCGCTCGCGCACAACCGTAAAGATCGAAATCCTACCAAGAACGTAATGGCATCTTTGACGACCATCCTGCGCGCGCTTGGTGAACTTGGTCCCGAGCCCACACTGCTTTATGGGCTGTACCAGGTTCTCCTGCGTTTGGGTTGGTTTCGCTGGCGAACTCCGCGACGAACCTGGGCCGACGTTCCGCTTGCCTCCTGGCTGCGGCCGGATATATCCAGCGAACCCGAACAGTATCTTCAATTTCGTGCACGCATCGGCATGCGTTTTTTCCTCCATCCCGACGACGAATTCGCCGGCGCACTAAACCAGGTGATCGGGCATAACCGGGCTGCAGCAATCGCCCAGGCAGACGCGATTCTGGGAGGCGAATTCCGACTTTTCGGGACGGATGGTTATGATCTGGGCTTTCCGCCCGATTGGGGGAGGTTTTGTTCGACAGGGGAGGATTCGGCAGGCGTTTCTATCCCCCTGGATCGCCATTGGACGGCTTACGATGAGAGCAATTTTGCGCATGACGTCAAGCTGCTCTGGGAACCGGCGCGTTTTGGCTGGGTGTTCCCGTTGATCCGGGCGTATTATCTGACGGAAGACACGCGCTACCCCGAAGCCGTTTGGACCTTGATCGACTCCTGGCGGAACTGCGATTCACCCAACGCTGGACCGCACTGGTCCTCGGCGCAAGAAGTGGCGATTCGATTGCTGGCGGTGATCTTTGCGCTGCACGCGACCTTTGAGCGCTTCGCCCAAGCGCCGCGGGAATTGTGTGGGATCGCAGGATTGATCGCCGAGCATGCGGCGCGGATTCCCCCAACGCTGATGTATGCCCGGGCGCAACGCAACAATCACTTGTTGGTCGAGGCCGCAGCGCTGTACAGCACTGGGTTGTTGTTCCCGGAATTCCGCAAGGCGAAAGCGTGGAAGCGGTTGGGCCGGCGCTGGCTGGAACGATCGCTGACGCAGCAGATCTTCCCCGATGGCGGCTACGTCCAGCACTCGACGAACTACCATCGATTGGCGTTACAGGCGGCGCTGTGGGCGGTGCGCCTGGCCGGAGTGAACGATGAACCGTTTCCTTCCGATTCGCTGGATGCGTTGAGGAACGCCGCTCTCTGGCTTGCCAGTATGATCGATGGGGAAAGCGGGCATGTACCCAACGTGGGACCCAACGATGGCGCGCTGATCTTTCCGCTGAGCACCTGTGCTTTCGAGGATCACCGCCCGACGTGCCAGGCGGCCTCGTTCGCCCTGATGCAACGTAAACCCTTCCCGGATGGACCCTGGAACGAAGAGCTTCTATGGTTTGGCTTGCCGTCCGGTGTTTCGCAGGACAATTCCCGGCGTAAAAACGAGGTGCGCAGCAAGAAGGTCTTGCGGCCAATCGGACTGGAGAATCATTTTCCGGACAGCGGGTTTTCCATCCTGCGCGGGGAGAACTCGTGGGGAACGCTGCGCTGCGCCCGGTTCCGGTCTCGACCGGGTCACTCGGATCAACTGCACCTCGATCTATGGTGGCACGGGCACAATCTTGCCTGTGATCCTGGCACGTACTTGTATAATGGGAAACCACCTTGGGACAACCCCTGGATCGGAGCGGCGTTTCACAACACCATCGTCGTCGATGGCCGGGAGCCCATGCGCCGGGCAGGCAGATTCTTATGGGTCGATTGGGCGCAGGGCGAGTTCGTCGGCCGCTGGAAGACGCAGGATGGCGCCATCGAAGTTGTCGTTGGCCAGCATCACGGTTATCGGCGAATCGGAATTGTGCATCGTCGGACGGTCGCGAGACTTGGCGACGCAGGCTGGCTGATCGTGGACGATCTCATTGGTTCGGGGGACCATCGCGTGTCGATCGGCTGGACGATGCCCGATTTCTCCTGGCGGTTGAATGCGGAGGGTATCTCGCTCGATCTCGAAGAATCCGGAGTCGAGGTGAGTATGGAAGGGCAGAATGGCGACGTGGGACTCTACCGTGCCGGCGCCTTGATCGCCGGGAATGGGATATACGACCATTCCGAACTGCACGGTTGGCGAGCGACGAAGTATGCAGTCAGACAGCCCGCGCTGCGACTGGTAAAACGATTCGTGGCCTCCGCTCCGCTGCGCCATTGCACCTGGTGGGCATTTGACGCTGCATCTCGGGACGGAATGGAGATTTTCTGGAATGAACCCGATCGAGAGACTTTACCTTTTTCCAGTGTGGGCTGGCAAGGAAAGCGTTTGGAACTGAACGATGCACATCCTATTGATTCATCAAGTCTTCGCCGCGCTGGGTGAACCGGGTGGGACGCGCCATCACGAGATGGCGCGCTATCTGGCTGCGCAGGGCCACCGTGTGACGGTGATAACCGGGCAGGTTAACTACCTCACCGGCGAACGCACCGCACAAGGATGGATGCGGCGGGACACGGACGACAGCGGTGTGGTGATTTATCGCTGCTACACTTATGCGGCCTGGCACCGCTCATTTTTTCATCGTATTCTGAGTTTCATCAGTTTCACGTTCTCGTCGTTTTTCGTCGGATTGCGCGTGCGTGAGGTCGATCTGGTTTGGGGCACCTCACCGCCGATCTTTCAAGGCCTGACGGCATGGGCTCTGGCGCGCCTGAAACGCAAACCGTTTCTTTTCGAAGTGCGCGACCTGTGGCCTTATTTTGCCATCGCCGTCGGTGTGCTGCGCAACCGTTTTCTCATCCTGCTCGCGCGTTGTCTCGAACGTTTTTTATATCACTGCGCCGACCGCTTGGTGATCAACTCGCCGGGTTTTGAACAACACGTCCGGGAACGGGGCGCCCGCAGCGTTGCCTTGGTGCCGAACGGGGTTGACGTGTCCATGTTTGATCCGGCGGATAAGGGCACGGCCTTCCGCCAGGAGCATGGCCTCGAGGGAAAATTCGTCGTGATGTACGCCGGTGCGCACGGCATGTCCAACGATCTTGGTGTGGTCATCGGGGCGGCCGATCGCTTGCGGGACCAGAAAAATGTGGCATTCGTTCTGATCGGCGATGGCAAGGAGAAAAGTGCCCTGATGGCGAAAACTGCGGCATTGAGACTTTCAAACGTGTATTTCCTGCCGCCGATGTCGAAGAACAACATCGCTGAGGCGCTGGCCGCTGCGGATGCATGTATCGCCATACTAAAGCCCATCGATGCATACAAGACCACTTATCCCAACAAGGTATTCGATTATATGGCCGCCGGAAGGCCAATCTTGCTCGCCATCGACGGCGTGATCCGATCGGTGGTGGAAAAAGCCGGGGCCGGAATTTTCGTGCGGCCGGGGTACCCACAAGCATTGGCGGGAGCCGTAAAAATCCTTGAATCAGATCCCGAACTGCGTGCACGCATGGGAAAAGCTGGACGAAAATGTGCGCAGGAGCGTTTCGATCGACAGATTCTGGCCGGAAAATTGGCAGCAGTGATGACGGAAGTCGTCGGCGAAACGAATCGAGTCGAGGGGGAGAAGGTTTAGCCCGACCGCTTGGCTTGAGCTGCTGTGCTGTATTATGATCTGGAAATGCCGCCTTTCTATGTAATGAAGTGGATCGATCTACGATGAGCATGCCACTGGTCATTCCTGGAATCCCGCTGCGAAAGCGGATATTCGACCTGGTCCTGACCATTCCCGGGTTGATCCTGATCAGTCCACTGCTTGCGTTCGCGGCGCTGCTCGTTCGCATCCGTCTGGGGAAACCGGTGCTCTTCCGGCAATTACGGCCGGGATATCGTGCAATCCCGTTCGAGATCTATAAGTTCCGTACGATGAGCGAGGCGCGCGACGCCGACGGCAATCTGCTTCCTGATGAGGACCGGCTGACAAAATTGGGACGCTTCCTGCGTGCATCCAGCATCGACGAACTGCCGGAGTTGTTCAACGTTTTACGCGGCGAGATGAGTCTCGTTGGTCCGCGGCCGTTGTTGATGCAGTATCTCGAGCGCTACTCTCCCGAACAGGCAAGGCGTCACGAGGTGCTGCCGGGGATTACCGGCTGGGCTCAGATCGGTGGACGCAACGTGATCACCTGGGATGAAAAATTTAAACGCGACGTCTGGTACATCGATCATTGGTCGCTGCGGCGTGATGTTAAAATCCTGATCCTGAATTTCTGGAAAGTGATCAAACGTGAGGGGATCAGCCAGCCGGGACACGCCACCGCGGAAGAATTCATGGGGAATCAGGAAGGCAAATAAGATGAACTCCAACATCTCGAAAGAGCCATTTGGTAATCCTCAGAAAGTTAGGCGTGTCTAATTGACGCTCCGTCAAGTGGGGCGTACAAAAGTTCGACTTGTAGGGTACACTAAGAGAGGATAAGATAGGACCGTGTGCTAAGTCCAACGGCACAACATACTGCAGAGGAGGCGGACAGTGAAAGAACCACTTGAGTTTTATGATATCAAGACCAAGACAAAGTTCACGAGCGCGAATTGGAGAATCGAGTCCAAAGAGTCCAAGGGCAAGACGCGTTATTTCGCTGTTGCGAGTGCTCCCGGGGGAGATCACGAAGCATGGCGTATCGTGGCTGCTGATTTCGCAAAGAAGCACATGCAATCCTGGTAGTATCGAAATCGATCGGGAATTCGAAGCCGCCCATTCCGACGGGCGGCTTATTGTTTTTTCATATACGGGCTTGTGTTATCATGTCCCTGTTTCCCCGATCTGCATGGAGAGGAGAAGTGTCGGAAAGAAGCGCATGCGCATGAAGAAGAGTTCTCGGAGTGATGCGGATCTGTACCGTGAGATGCTGCGTATTCGTGTTTTTGAAGAACGCTTGTTGGAGATGTTCCCCAGCGGCCAGATATACGGTACCACTCACACTTATATCGGCCAGGAGGCCAACGCCGTAGGGGTCCTGGCAACATTGCGGGCGGGAGACGTTGTTGTCAGCAACCACCGCTGCCACGGCCATTTCCTGGCCTACGGCGGCTCGATGCAGGCTCTGGCTGCGGAACTGCTCGGCCGAGAAACCGGGATTTGCGGAGGTCGAGGCGGCAGCCAGCACATCAAATGGAAGAATTTCTTTGCCAACGGCATCCTGGGGGGAACGGTGCCGATCGCGGTCGGCATGGCATACGCAGAAAACGCAACAAAGCGCGATACACTCGTTTATACCTTCATCGGCGACGGCACGCTTGGTGAGGGAGTGGTTTATGAATCTTTAAACATGGCCTCCCTTTGGAATCTGCCGATATTTTTCATTGTCGAGAACAACCATTACGCACAGAGTACTCCCGTGGAAATGAATCTGGCGGGCGATATGTGCGCCCGTTTCGAAGCGTTTGGTATTACAACGACGGAACAAGAAGCCTGTGACGTGCTTGAAATCATGCAGCTCGCAGAGGATATTTCGAACTCGATTCGCACTGGCAAAAGTCCGCAGGCGCTGATTCTGCATACCTATCGCTTCGCACCGCATTCAAAGGGAGACGACACCCGCGATCCTGATGAAATCGCGCGTTATCGAGCGCGGGATCCACTGCAGGCACATGCGGCACGTTTGGCGCAGAAGGTGAAAGACGAAATAGAGACAGCAGTAGCCGACGAGGTCGAACGGGCGTACCTGCGCGCTGAAAACGGTCCACATCCTGCTCCGGAATCCCTTACCTTGCCGCTGGAAGAGATCTCATGACGACTGTGCGGGAGGCATTGAACGAGTCGCTCGAGGCATGTTTGCGAGAATCCTCGGAGGTATATTTTCTCGGTGAAGACATTCTCGATCCCTACGGCGGTGCGTTTAAATTGGCGGCAGGATTGTCGACACAATTTCCGGCGCGCGTGGTCACGACTCCGGTGTCGGAAGCGGGCATCGTGGGGGTTGGGATCGGGATGGCGTTGCGCGGCCTGCGGCCGGTGGTTGAAATCATGTTCGGGGATTTCATCGCTTTGGCCGCCGATCAATTGATCAATCACGCCGCAAAAATTCGCTGGATGAGTGGAGATGCAGCTCGGGTCCCATTGGTCGTGCGCACCCCCATGGGGGGAGGTCGCGGGTATGGCCCGACGCACAGCCAGACGTTGGAAAAACATTTCCTTGGAGCGCCCGGACTGCGTGTGGTTGCCGTAACCGATATGGATGATCCCGGAGCTTTGCTGCGTCGTGCTGTTATTCATGACGATGATCCCGTGCTGCTGGTGGAACACAAGCTGCTCTATCCCAGCACGATCTTGGCCCTGGACGAAACGGGTGAGTTCGACATTGAACGGCAAGGCGTCGGATATCCCACATATTTACTGCGATTGCGCAGCTCACCGGAGCCGGAATTGACGCTGGTGGCCTACGGTTACATGGCGGCTTTGGCGCGGGAGGCCATGCGTGATCTGGCCTACGAGAAGGAGATTTTTTCCGAATTGATCGTGCCCACACAGCTCAGCCCATTTGAACTCGATGATTTATACCGGCGCGCATCGCAGACTCGTCGCGTGCTCGTCATCGAAGAAGGGACGCG of Anaerolineales bacterium contains these proteins:
- a CDS encoding glycosyltransferase family 4 protein is translated as MHILLIHQVFAALGEPGGTRHHEMARYLAAQGHRVTVITGQVNYLTGERTAQGWMRRDTDDSGVVIYRCYTYAAWHRSFFHRILSFISFTFSSFFVGLRVREVDLVWGTSPPIFQGLTAWALARLKRKPFLFEVRDLWPYFAIAVGVLRNRFLILLARCLERFLYHCADRLVINSPGFEQHVRERGARSVALVPNGVDVSMFDPADKGTAFRQEHGLEGKFVVMYAGAHGMSNDLGVVIGAADRLRDQKNVAFVLIGDGKEKSALMAKTAALRLSNVYFLPPMSKNNIAEALAAADACIAILKPIDAYKTTYPNKVFDYMAAGRPILLAIDGVIRSVVEKAGAGIFVRPGYPQALAGAVKILESDPELRARMGKAGRKCAQERFDRQILAGKLAAVMTEVVGETNRVEGEKV
- a CDS encoding alginate lyase family protein, which translates into the protein MASLTTILRALGELGPEPTLLYGLYQVLLRLGWFRWRTPRRTWADVPLASWLRPDISSEPEQYLQFRARIGMRFFLHPDDEFAGALNQVIGHNRAAAIAQADAILGGEFRLFGTDGYDLGFPPDWGRFCSTGEDSAGVSIPLDRHWTAYDESNFAHDVKLLWEPARFGWVFPLIRAYYLTEDTRYPEAVWTLIDSWRNCDSPNAGPHWSSAQEVAIRLLAVIFALHATFERFAQAPRELCGIAGLIAEHAARIPPTLMYARAQRNNHLLVEAAALYSTGLLFPEFRKAKAWKRLGRRWLERSLTQQIFPDGGYVQHSTNYHRLALQAALWAVRLAGVNDEPFPSDSLDALRNAALWLASMIDGESGHVPNVGPNDGALIFPLSTCAFEDHRPTCQAASFALMQRKPFPDGPWNEELLWFGLPSGVSQDNSRRKNEVRSKKVLRPIGLENHFPDSGFSILRGENSWGTLRCARFRSRPGHSDQLHLDLWWHGHNLACDPGTYLYNGKPPWDNPWIGAAFHNTIVVDGREPMRRAGRFLWVDWAQGEFVGRWKTQDGAIEVVVGQHHGYRRIGIVHRRTVARLGDAGWLIVDDLIGSGDHRVSIGWTMPDFSWRLNAEGISLDLEESGVEVSMEGQNGDVGLYRAGALIAGNGIYDHSELHGWRATKYAVRQPALRLVKRFVASAPLRHCTWWAFDAASRDGMEIFWNEPDRETLPFSSVGWQGKRLELNDAHPIDSSSLRRAG
- a CDS encoding glycosyltransferase: MGADRGATFPGRVGLQQRVLPAYRVPFFERLAAVCEGGLQVFAGEPRRDEAILQASKMRPDLFSRAKNIHILRGTLYLCYQKNMLSWLQAWDPRVLILEANPRYLANWRAMRWMRMRSRPIIGWGLGAPPPGGALAQVRRAFRKRFLGHFDALIVYSTLGAEQYRRSGVREECIFVAPNAAAAVPPPLKPRKVKPRDDLHVLFVGRLQARKRVDNLLRACAVLETPPALTIVGDGPARGDLEQLSQRVYPQARFVGAQQGEALEAYFRKADLFVLPGTGGLAVQQAMAHGLPVIVAEGDGTQNDLATPDNGWLVPPGNLDALIAALRQAISDPERLRSLGKESHRLASERFNIENMASAFVRALNAVTRER
- a CDS encoding glycosyltransferase; amino-acid sequence: MRLLFIADGRSPTALNWMRSFIEKEEEVHLLSTFACEPALELASLNIVPVAFSGFAGGPSSGSGKTKRRSVLRGARWIRLRAWVRHWLGPLTLATAARRTAALIEAIDPDLIHAMRIPFEGMLAAAADPEAPLLLSIWGNDFTLHAPSTPLMARYTRKTLARTDGLLADCRRDQKLAYTRGFPQDRPSIVLPASGGIRWQDFHPAGTDAGDWPGALANLSGKIPADAPVVVNPRGFRSYVRNDTFFQSIPKILAVHPHAIFLCPAMAGERAAEEWLRRLDIGEEVFLLPHLTRSEMARVYQRAQVTVSVSEHDGTPNTLLEAMACGCFPVAGDIESLREWIVDGENGFLIDPGNPTALAGAVSRALSDPGLRARAADRNQTLIDDRAAHAKVMARAFEFYRSFLP
- a CDS encoding bi-domain-containing oxidoreductase; the protein is MKQVIQDVRSGKTSVTEVPVPVPAPGTALVRTAASIVSAGTERAVVEFATKTLLGKARSRPDLVRQVLDKVRREGLLTAFDAVQNRLDQPMPLGYSSAGTVVAVGDGLQGFRVGDRVACAGGGYAVHAEFAVVPQNLLAHLPQSVGFEAGAFATLGAIALHGFRLAEAQLGDRVTVIGLGLLGLLSVGIARAAGCSVLGVDLDPERVERAKNLGAEAATNPEAEGAAAAFSQGLGCDVVLICADTQSNDPVELAGAIARDRARVVAVGAVGMDIPRRTYYRKELQFIVSRSYGPGRYDPLYEEAGIDYPPGYVRWTEGRNLDAFLETLAGRTFDVTSLISHRFDIGHAAEAYELITGETKGSFLGVLLTYQQKQEVDSIVRQVELPMQKITPSARVRLGAIGAGNFATAVLFPALRKVKGVERIGLVSASGLTSTQVGKRFGFRYASTDVNDLLDDKNINTVAILTRHNLHAAQVIAALKAGKHVFCEKPLALRRDELSEIMQALEQSDCILTVGFNRRFSPFALHMKNFFDAVAEPLAMHYRINAGNLPPDHWLHDAEQGGGRIIGEACHFIDFLTFLIGSPPVKVSAVGTPDDRRYREDNVIITLEFPNGSIGTVSYLAAGDRAFPKERVEVIGGERVAVLDDFRRIETVYDGRRKVRRAWLRQDKGHRQEWEAFARAIAAGGPPPIPYEHLAGVSLSSIAAVEALRSRTTVKIEILPRT
- a CDS encoding sugar transferase yields the protein MSMPLVIPGIPLRKRIFDLVLTIPGLILISPLLAFAALLVRIRLGKPVLFRQLRPGYRAIPFEIYKFRTMSEARDADGNLLPDEDRLTKLGRFLRASSIDELPELFNVLRGEMSLVGPRPLLMQYLERYSPEQARRHEVLPGITGWAQIGGRNVITWDEKFKRDVWYIDHWSLRRDVKILILNFWKVIKREGISQPGHATAEEFMGNQEGK
- a CDS encoding thiamine pyrophosphate-dependent dehydrogenase E1 component subunit alpha, whose product is MKKSSRSDADLYREMLRIRVFEERLLEMFPSGQIYGTTHTYIGQEANAVGVLATLRAGDVVVSNHRCHGHFLAYGGSMQALAAELLGRETGICGGRGGSQHIKWKNFFANGILGGTVPIAVGMAYAENATKRDTLVYTFIGDGTLGEGVVYESLNMASLWNLPIFFIVENNHYAQSTPVEMNLAGDMCARFEAFGITTTEQEACDVLEIMQLAEDISNSIRTGKSPQALILHTYRFAPHSKGDDTRDPDEIARYRARDPLQAHAARLAQKVKDEIETAVADEVERAYLRAENGPHPAPESLTLPLEEIS